One Prosthecodimorpha staleyi DNA window includes the following coding sequences:
- a CDS encoding bifunctional diguanylate cyclase/phosphodiesterase has product MALRFISFFSAKARAVRIVVFYAGFATLWIYASDTLLAQIADPASLAELAKYKGLFFVAVTSLLLHMVLRNGPLEAAAGEEAIRLRLWEPLAVGASVLAVGMIAILVYRAEDSALRQGVFDHLEATAEARGQAISDWLASRQHSLEAIARSASDASGEPLHRVTIDRTMEAARDIFGFIAIALVDADGNLLAGSADARPDAAMLQRIAAMSGRGVGRAPQVTSLVDLHRQADGHTHFGAIVPVRNLVVPPLRAGDPAGAPALPGAPVQAFVVGEWLPDLPFFQRMAGGDRSRTLLMRTMDGRLQTVFGRTQTFLPGDAGEAGEDSPEAVFAATGHRRIEAQDGDGTGILAAAVRLPVPGWFVLTEIDENTALAGLRHLAVAAAVCVAVAFGASLALGLFLWQRQRLGVVLSDLARQREAQAAEDRYRVTFDQVPVGIVQIRAGGGFGRCNRAFHEITGIGPEDLETGTPLGLVHPDERSAVAVSLSMLFSGERQVMSSERRLLRPDGSMVIVALTATSALDAKSGERTVIATLQDITARRQAEDALRASQERFDLAMRGANDGVWDWNLVTGTIYFSPRWKAMLGYGEDEIEDRIESHDALLHPDDRQAAHDQTAAIFDGRRDSYACEFRMRAKNGEWRHILSRAFVVRGATGEPIRMVGTHVDLTKQKRDEEALRQAAAVFSNTQEGVMITDPTGRIIDVNPAFTVITGWSRAEAVGRPVSILNSGLQDKAFYEALWWEINENGHWQGEIWNRRRSGEVYPQWLTISTVRDAQGRPVRRIGTFIDIGKLKTSEAHLAFLANHDVLTGLPNRATLMNAIGQSLGNAAAYQSGGAVLFFDLDRFKTVNDSLGHAVGDELIVAVANRLKEGMPIGAVLARLGGDEFVAVIHGVSDRDAIGIQAEHWRRQFDQPFTLSGGRSLYVTVSIGVAVFPGDGDHATDLLQHADAALYAAKAAGGDTVRFYTGDLTEAASARLDTEIGLRRAIDNGEFELYYQPLVRTADGRVRGVEALIRWRHPVHGLMEPGRFLAIADETGLVLPIGEWVLPEACRQLQAWREAGVALDLVAVNLTPREFKRSDIVERVASALSAAGLPARCLELEITEGALLEHGEGLDRRLAELKALGVRLAIDDFGTGYSSLAYLSQLPIDKLKIDKSFVRKLMEDGPSREIVRTIIGLAHNLGIVALAEGVETAGQFDALRAMGCEYVQGYYFSRPVPHRDIPLMLGAGPTAVARVLQASADVEAVSVESAGAPLEARGYRSASL; this is encoded by the coding sequence ATGGCGCTTCGCTTTATCTCGTTCTTTTCTGCCAAGGCACGCGCTGTCCGCATCGTGGTTTTTTATGCAGGATTTGCAACTCTTTGGATATACGCTTCGGACACGCTGCTGGCCCAGATCGCCGATCCGGCGAGTCTTGCCGAGCTGGCGAAATACAAAGGTCTGTTCTTCGTCGCCGTAACCTCGCTGCTGCTCCACATGGTGCTGCGCAACGGACCGCTTGAGGCGGCGGCGGGCGAGGAGGCGATCCGGCTTCGGTTGTGGGAGCCTCTGGCGGTCGGCGCCTCGGTCCTGGCCGTGGGCATGATCGCCATTCTGGTCTATCGCGCCGAGGATAGCGCCCTCCGTCAAGGCGTCTTCGACCACTTGGAGGCGACCGCCGAGGCCCGCGGTCAGGCCATCTCCGATTGGCTGGCCAGCCGTCAGCACAGCCTGGAGGCGATCGCCCGATCCGCCTCGGATGCGTCGGGGGAACCGCTCCACCGCGTGACGATCGACCGGACCATGGAGGCCGCCCGGGACATTTTCGGCTTCATCGCGATTGCGCTGGTCGATGCCGACGGGAACTTGCTGGCGGGGAGTGCCGATGCCAGACCGGACGCGGCCATGCTGCAACGCATCGCGGCCATGTCCGGGCGGGGCGTCGGGCGTGCCCCTCAGGTGACCAGCCTGGTCGACCTGCATCGCCAGGCCGACGGTCATACGCATTTCGGGGCGATCGTCCCCGTGCGCAACCTCGTGGTGCCGCCGCTCCGGGCCGGCGACCCGGCGGGGGCACCGGCGCTGCCCGGCGCGCCCGTGCAGGCCTTCGTGGTCGGCGAATGGTTGCCGGATCTGCCGTTCTTCCAGCGCATGGCCGGCGGGGACAGGTCGCGCACTCTACTGATGCGGACGATGGACGGTCGCCTGCAGACCGTGTTCGGACGGACACAGACCTTCCTGCCGGGCGACGCCGGAGAGGCCGGAGAGGATTCGCCGGAGGCGGTCTTCGCCGCGACCGGGCACCGGCGGATCGAGGCGCAGGATGGCGACGGCACGGGCATTCTGGCGGCTGCGGTGCGCCTGCCGGTGCCGGGATGGTTCGTTCTGACCGAGATCGACGAGAATACCGCCTTGGCCGGCCTGCGCCACCTTGCCGTTGCGGCGGCGGTCTGCGTCGCGGTCGCCTTCGGGGCCAGCCTGGCCCTTGGCCTGTTCCTCTGGCAGAGGCAGCGCCTCGGGGTGGTCCTTTCCGACCTTGCCCGTCAGCGCGAGGCGCAGGCGGCCGAGGATCGCTATCGGGTGACCTTCGACCAGGTGCCGGTCGGGATCGTCCAGATCCGGGCGGGCGGCGGCTTCGGCCGCTGCAATCGAGCCTTTCACGAGATCACCGGGATCGGCCCGGAAGACCTGGAGACGGGGACGCCGCTCGGTCTTGTGCATCCCGACGAGCGGTCCGCCGTTGCGGTCTCCCTGTCGATGCTGTTCTCCGGCGAGCGACAAGTCATGTCGTCCGAGCGTCGGCTCCTGCGGCCGGACGGCAGCATGGTGATCGTCGCGCTCACGGCGACCAGCGCGCTCGATGCCAAGTCCGGCGAGCGGACGGTGATCGCCACGCTCCAGGACATCACGGCGCGCCGCCAGGCCGAGGACGCGTTGCGGGCCAGTCAGGAACGTTTCGATCTGGCGATGCGCGGCGCCAATGACGGCGTCTGGGATTGGAACCTCGTCACCGGGACGATCTACTTCTCCCCGCGCTGGAAGGCGATGCTCGGCTATGGCGAGGACGAGATCGAGGACCGGATCGAGAGCCACGACGCCCTGCTGCATCCGGACGACCGCCAGGCCGCGCACGACCAGACGGCCGCGATCTTCGACGGGCGTCGCGATTCCTACGCGTGCGAGTTCCGCATGCGCGCCAAGAACGGCGAATGGCGCCATATCCTGTCGCGCGCCTTCGTGGTGCGCGGCGCCACCGGTGAACCGATCCGCATGGTCGGCACGCATGTCGACCTGACCAAGCAGAAGCGCGACGAAGAGGCGTTGCGACAGGCCGCCGCTGTCTTCTCCAACACGCAGGAAGGCGTGATGATCACCGATCCGACCGGTCGGATCATCGACGTCAATCCGGCCTTCACGGTGATCACGGGTTGGAGCCGGGCGGAGGCCGTCGGCCGCCCGGTCAGCATCCTGAACTCCGGTCTGCAGGACAAGGCCTTCTACGAGGCCCTGTGGTGGGAGATCAACGAGAACGGCCACTGGCAGGGCGAGATCTGGAACCGCCGGCGCAGCGGCGAGGTCTATCCGCAATGGCTGACCATCTCGACCGTGCGCGACGCCCAAGGCCGCCCGGTCCGGCGGATCGGCACCTTCATCGACATCGGCAAGCTGAAGACCTCGGAGGCCCATCTGGCCTTTCTGGCCAATCACGACGTTCTGACCGGCCTGCCCAATCGTGCCACGCTGATGAACGCGATCGGCCAGTCGCTCGGCAATGCCGCCGCCTATCAGTCCGGCGGTGCGGTCCTGTTCTTCGATCTTGATCGGTTCAAGACAGTCAACGACAGTCTCGGTCATGCGGTCGGCGACGAACTGATCGTGGCAGTCGCCAACCGGCTGAAGGAGGGGATGCCGATCGGGGCGGTTCTGGCCCGGCTCGGCGGCGACGAATTCGTCGCCGTGATCCACGGCGTCTCGGATCGCGATGCCATCGGGATTCAGGCCGAGCATTGGCGCCGCCAGTTCGACCAGCCCTTCACCCTGTCGGGCGGCCGCAGCCTCTACGTCACCGTCAGCATCGGCGTCGCCGTCTTTCCGGGCGACGGCGATCACGCGACCGATCTCCTCCAGCATGCCGATGCCGCGCTCTATGCTGCCAAGGCGGCCGGGGGCGACACCGTGCGCTTCTATACAGGCGATCTGACCGAAGCCGCCTCGGCCCGGCTCGACACGGAAATCGGCTTGCGCCGCGCGATCGACAACGGCGAATTCGAGCTCTACTACCAGCCTCTGGTCAGGACCGCGGACGGGCGCGTCCGCGGTGTCGAAGCCCTGATCCGGTGGCGCCACCCCGTGCATGGTCTGATGGAGCCCGGACGGTTCCTGGCCATCGCCGACGAGACCGGTCTCGTCCTGCCGATCGGCGAATGGGTGCTGCCGGAGGCCTGCCGGCAATTGCAGGCGTGGCGCGAGGCCGGGGTCGCCCTCGACCTGGTCGCCGTCAATCTGACGCCGCGCGAATTCAAGCGAAGCGATATCGTCGAGCGCGTGGCTTCGGCCCTGTCGGCGGCCGGCCTGCCGGCCCGCTGCCTGGAACTGGAAATCACCGAAGGCGCGCTGCTCGAACACGGCGAGGGGCTGGACCGCCGCCTGGCCGAACTGAAGGCGCTCGGCGTGCGGCTCGCCATCGACGATTTCGGGACCGGCTATTCCTCGCTCGCCTATCTGAGCCAGCTGCCGATCGACAAGCTGAAGATCGACAAGAGCTTCGTGCGTAAGCTGATGGAGGACGGTCCCTCGCGCGAGATCGTCCGCACGATCATCGGGCTCGCCCACAATCTCGGCATCGTGGCGCTTGCGGAGGGCGTCGAGACGGCCGGGCAATTCGACGCGCTGCGGGCCATGGGCTGCGAATATGTCCAGGGCTACTATTTCTCGCGTCCTGTTCCGCACCGCGACATCCCGCTCATGCTCGGCGCCGGCCCGACCGCGGTCGCCCGCGTCCTGCAGGCGTCGGCGGACGTTGAGGCGGTGTCGGTCGAAAGCGCAGGCGCGCCGCTCGAAGCTCGTGGTTACCGGTCGGCCTCGCTATAG
- the fcl gene encoding GDP-L-fucose synthase, with translation MAGPNYSLAGKRVWVAGHRGMVGSAIVRRLGSEDCTVLTVDRAEADLRDQAAIRAWMDKARPDAVFLAAAKVGGILANDSYPADFLYDNLMIEANVIEAAHRIGVEKLLFLGSSCIYPKFAAQPIAEDALLTGSLEPTNEWYAIAKIAGIKLAQAYRRQHGCDFISAMPTNLYGPGDNFDLASSHVMPALIRKTHEAKQRGDAEIVVWGTGTPRREFLHVDDCADACVHLMKSYSDAGHVNVGSGTDVTIAELAALVARVVGFGGAVRYDTSKPDGTPRKLMDGRRLAGTGWRARIGLEDGIRSAYGWFLDRR, from the coding sequence ATGGCCGGTCCGAACTATTCGCTCGCCGGAAAGCGCGTCTGGGTGGCCGGGCATCGCGGCATGGTCGGGTCCGCCATCGTGCGCCGGCTCGGCTCGGAAGACTGCACGGTGCTGACCGTCGATCGGGCGGAGGCCGATCTGCGCGATCAGGCCGCGATCCGGGCCTGGATGGACAAGGCGCGGCCGGACGCGGTCTTCCTGGCGGCCGCCAAGGTCGGCGGCATTCTGGCCAACGACAGCTATCCGGCCGATTTTCTCTACGACAACCTGATGATCGAGGCGAATGTCATCGAGGCCGCGCATCGCATCGGCGTCGAGAAGCTGCTTTTCCTCGGGTCGTCCTGCATCTATCCGAAATTCGCCGCCCAGCCGATCGCCGAGGATGCCCTGCTGACCGGTTCGCTGGAGCCGACCAACGAATGGTACGCGATCGCCAAGATCGCCGGCATCAAGCTCGCCCAGGCCTACCGGCGCCAGCACGGTTGCGACTTCATCTCGGCCATGCCGACCAACCTCTACGGTCCCGGCGACAATTTCGATCTCGCCTCCAGTCATGTCATGCCGGCGCTGATCCGCAAGACGCACGAGGCCAAGCAGCGCGGCGACGCCGAGATCGTCGTCTGGGGCACCGGCACGCCGCGGCGCGAATTCCTGCATGTCGACGACTGCGCCGACGCCTGCGTGCATCTCATGAAGAGCTATTCGGATGCCGGCCACGTCAATGTCGGCTCCGGAACGGACGTGACCATCGCCGAACTGGCCGCGCTCGTCGCCCGGGTCGTCGGTTTCGGGGGCGCCGTGCGCTACGACACTTCCAAGCCCGACGGCACGCCGCGCAAGCTGATGGATGGTCGTCGGCTGGCCGGGACCGGCTGGCGCGCGCGGATCGGCCTGGAGGATGGAATTCGATCCGCCTATGGGTGGTTTCTCGATCGCCGCTGA
- a CDS encoding (2Fe-2S)-binding protein: MYKLTINGKSYSVDVPASMPLLWVLRDVVGLTGTKYGCGIEVCGACTVLVNGEPERSCDMEVKEAVGKQITTVEGLSPNRSHALQLAWIAKQVPQCGYCQSGMLMKAAALLRQTPKPTDAQIDAAMSNVCACGTYPRIKAAIKAAAGIAA, translated from the coding sequence ATGTACAAGCTTACCATCAACGGGAAGTCGTATTCGGTCGACGTGCCGGCCAGCATGCCGTTGCTCTGGGTGCTGCGCGACGTGGTCGGCCTGACGGGCACGAAATACGGCTGCGGCATCGAGGTGTGCGGCGCCTGCACCGTGCTGGTCAACGGCGAGCCGGAGCGCTCCTGCGACATGGAGGTCAAGGAGGCGGTCGGCAAGCAGATCACGACGGTCGAGGGCCTGTCGCCGAACCGCAGCCATGCCCTGCAACTGGCCTGGATCGCCAAGCAGGTGCCGCAATGCGGCTATTGCCAGTCGGGCATGCTGATGAAGGCCGCGGCCCTGCTCCGGCAGACGCCGAAGCCCACGGACGCCCAGATCGACGCCGCCATGAGCAATGTCTGCGCCTGCGGCACCTATCCCCGCATCAAGGCCGCCATCAAGGCCGCCGCCGGCATCGCCGCCTGA
- a CDS encoding xanthine dehydrogenase family protein molybdopterin-binding subunit, which produces MTIHQNTPDPTTVSRRTLIGQGAAAFAGLAIGFGPQTADAKKGGGGSGSGSGSGSGSGGGSGGTTTPTGTTTTTNVGGLTGTYVGNWLLIGADNTVTILCGSQEMGQGIMTGLAQVVAEELMVDWNQVKVEHAPAGNFTYADPAMRGVTGGSMSMRGYYQGLRVAGAKAREMLKMAAVARFGGSLGNAVAASGTVSVNGQTATYGALAASAAQQTPPSSPALVGNGRLIGRSVARTDIPAKVDGSAVFGIDVRLPGMVYAAVKHSPVHGGTLSPTYAPATPAGTLKAVNLGTAVAVVASNTWAAKNAVARLSPSWILPVGATDIDSAKIDATAQTLMASGTPLNAELLGDAEGSWAGSPKKLEMTYSAPFMAHATLEPMACTVLYTPGQSCEVWASTQAPPSVVGVVTKLTGLPATAIIVHPMFMGGGMGRKFETDFVTEAVKIAMAVPGKPVKLTWTREEDMTHDFYRPMALSRVRIGLDANNQPTAWSNRIVTPSILLRFGVPGTMVDSQAVDGAIGLPYAFPSKRVDYVRHTTTAPVGFWRSVGHSYNTFVVESAIDEAALAAGVDPLLFRQRLLSASPRHLAVLNAAAALAGWGTTPPAGRARGIAMTIGFGSIVAQVAEISAPTTGALTVHRISCAIDCGIAVNPDQVTAQMEGGIIQALGAAMWSRITFSAGRTVQRNYNNYRMLKMRETPQIAVTIVQQGSPIGGVGEPGVPCVAPAVANAYAKLTGTRFRSLPFFPNAGSMGEDEGEDD; this is translated from the coding sequence ATGACGATCCATCAGAACACCCCCGATCCCACCACAGTCAGCCGCCGCACCCTGATCGGACAAGGCGCCGCCGCCTTCGCCGGCCTTGCCATCGGCTTCGGCCCGCAGACGGCGGACGCCAAGAAGGGCGGTGGCGGAAGCGGCAGCGGCAGCGGAAGCGGCAGCGGCAGTGGAGGCGGCAGCGGCGGCACGACGACGCCGACCGGCACGACGACGACCACCAATGTCGGCGGCCTCACCGGCACCTATGTCGGCAACTGGCTGCTGATCGGCGCCGACAACACCGTCACGATCCTGTGCGGCAGCCAGGAGATGGGCCAGGGCATCATGACCGGCCTCGCCCAGGTTGTGGCCGAGGAGCTGATGGTCGACTGGAACCAGGTCAAGGTCGAGCATGCCCCGGCCGGCAACTTCACCTATGCGGATCCGGCGATGCGCGGCGTCACCGGCGGCTCCATGTCGATGCGCGGCTACTACCAGGGCCTGCGCGTCGCCGGCGCGAAGGCCCGCGAGATGCTCAAGATGGCGGCCGTCGCCCGCTTCGGCGGTTCGCTCGGCAATGCGGTCGCCGCCTCCGGCACGGTCTCGGTCAACGGCCAGACCGCCACCTATGGGGCGCTCGCGGCGTCCGCCGCGCAGCAGACCCCGCCATCGAGCCCGGCCCTGGTCGGCAACGGCCGCCTGATCGGCCGTTCGGTGGCGCGCACCGACATCCCCGCCAAGGTCGACGGCAGCGCCGTCTTCGGCATCGACGTGCGCCTGCCCGGCATGGTCTATGCGGCCGTCAAGCACTCCCCTGTGCATGGCGGCACGCTGTCGCCGACCTACGCCCCGGCCACGCCGGCCGGCACGCTCAAGGCGGTCAATCTCGGCACGGCGGTCGCCGTGGTCGCCTCCAACACCTGGGCGGCCAAGAATGCGGTCGCCAGACTCAGCCCGAGCTGGATCCTGCCCGTCGGCGCCACCGACATCGACAGCGCCAAGATCGACGCCACCGCGCAGACCCTGATGGCGTCCGGCACGCCGCTCAACGCCGAACTGCTCGGCGATGCCGAGGGCAGTTGGGCCGGCTCGCCGAAGAAGCTCGAGATGACCTATTCGGCGCCGTTCATGGCCCATGCCACGCTGGAGCCGATGGCTTGCACGGTGCTCTACACGCCCGGCCAGTCCTGCGAGGTCTGGGCCTCGACGCAGGCGCCGCCCTCGGTGGTCGGCGTGGTCACCAAGCTGACCGGCCTGCCGGCCACCGCCATCATCGTCCATCCGATGTTCATGGGCGGCGGCATGGGCCGCAAGTTCGAGACCGATTTCGTCACCGAGGCGGTCAAGATCGCCATGGCGGTCCCGGGCAAGCCGGTCAAGCTGACCTGGACCCGCGAAGAGGATATGACCCACGACTTCTACCGGCCGATGGCCCTGTCGCGGGTCCGGATCGGTCTCGACGCCAACAACCAGCCGACCGCCTGGTCGAACCGCATCGTGACGCCCTCGATCCTGCTGCGCTTCGGCGTGCCCGGCACGATGGTCGACAGCCAGGCCGTCGACGGCGCCATTGGCCTGCCCTACGCCTTCCCGTCGAAGCGTGTCGACTATGTCCGCCACACCACCACGGCGCCGGTCGGCTTCTGGCGCTCGGTCGGCCATTCCTACAACACCTTCGTGGTCGAATCGGCGATCGACGAGGCGGCGCTTGCGGCCGGCGTCGACCCGCTCCTGTTCCGCCAGAGGCTGCTCTCCGCGTCGCCGCGCCACCTCGCCGTGCTCAACGCCGCCGCCGCGCTGGCCGGATGGGGCACGACCCCGCCGGCGGGCCGGGCCCGCGGCATCGCCATGACGATCGGCTTCGGCAGCATCGTCGCCCAGGTGGCGGAGATCTCGGCGCCGACGACCGGCGCGCTGACCGTGCACCGCATCTCCTGCGCCATCGATTGCGGCATCGCCGTCAATCCGGACCAGGTCACCGCGCAGATGGAGGGCGGCATCATCCAGGCGCTCGGCGCGGCGATGTGGAGCCGGATCACCTTCTCGGCCGGCCGCACCGTGCAGCGCAATTACAACAACTACCGCATGCTCAAGATGCGCGAGACGCCGCAGATCGCGGTCACCATCGTGCAGCAGGGCAGCCCGATCGGCGGCGTCGGCGAACCGGGCGTGCCCTGCGTCGCCCCGGCGGTCGCCAATGCCTATGCGAAACTGACCGGCACGCGCTTCCGCTCCCTGCCCTTCTTCCCCAATGCCGGAAGCATGGGCGAGGACGAGGGCGAGGACGACTGA
- a CDS encoding UDP-glucuronic acid decarboxylase family protein codes for MYKRILVTGGAGFLGSHLVERLLDRGDEVLCVDNFFTGTRRNIEHLIGHRRFELMRHDVCFPLYVEVDEIYNLACPASPIHYQHDPVQTTKTSVHGAINMLGLAKRLRARILQASTSEVYGDPVVHPQVESYWGNVNPIGIRSCYDEGKRCAETLFFDYHRQHKLRIKVVRIFNTYGPRMHPHDGRVVSNFIVQALRGEDITIFGEGLQTRSFCYRDDLIEAMLRMMDTPDDVTGPINIGNPDEFTIRALAEQVIELTGSKSKIVFRPLPQDDPLQRRPDIGHAREILRWEPKVPLREGLEKTIGYFEGLLGSGVVGGALASRTEAYASGGMG; via the coding sequence ATGTACAAGCGCATCTTAGTGACCGGCGGGGCAGGGTTTCTCGGCTCCCATCTGGTCGAACGCCTGCTCGACCGTGGCGACGAGGTCCTGTGCGTCGACAATTTCTTCACCGGCACACGGCGCAATATCGAGCATCTGATCGGCCATCGCCGCTTCGAGCTGATGCGCCACGATGTCTGCTTCCCGCTCTATGTCGAGGTCGACGAGATCTACAATCTCGCCTGTCCGGCCTCGCCGATCCACTACCAGCACGATCCGGTCCAGACGACCAAGACCAGCGTGCACGGCGCCATCAACATGCTGGGCCTTGCCAAGCGGCTCCGCGCCAGGATCCTGCAGGCTTCCACGTCCGAGGTCTATGGCGATCCGGTCGTCCATCCGCAGGTCGAAAGCTATTGGGGCAACGTCAATCCGATCGGCATCCGCTCCTGCTACGACGAAGGCAAGCGCTGCGCCGAGACGCTGTTCTTCGACTACCATCGCCAGCACAAGCTGAGGATCAAGGTCGTCCGCATCTTCAACACCTACGGTCCGCGCATGCATCCCCATGACGGGCGCGTGGTGTCGAACTTCATCGTCCAGGCCTTGCGCGGCGAGGACATCACCATTTTCGGCGAGGGCCTGCAGACCCGCTCCTTCTGCTATCGCGACGATCTGATCGAGGCGATGCTGCGCATGATGGACACACCCGACGACGTGACCGGGCCGATCAATATCGGCAATCCGGACGAGTTCACGATCCGCGCGCTGGCCGAACAGGTGATCGAACTGACCGGCTCGAAGTCGAAGATCGTGTTCCGGCCGCTGCCGCAGGACGATCCGCTGCAACGCCGGCCGGACATCGGCCACGCCCGCGAGATCCTGCGCTGGGAGCCCAAGGTCCCGCTGCGCGAGGGCCTGGAAAAGACGATCGGCTATTTCGAGGGCCTGCTCGGCAGCGGCGTCGTCGGCGGCGCGCTGGCGTCGCGCACGGAGGCCTATGCGTCCGGGGGCATGGGCTGA
- a CDS encoding AGE family epimerase/isomerase, with the protein MPLAKAADKARDWVVDKAAPLWWARGRDPAGGFVERIGLDGDALRETRRVRVSARQVYAFAVAARLGWCGPVEQAVAQGLAFLRGPGSTASGGIAARIAVDGTILDAGPDLYDQAFLMLALAEAQRITGDPALEPQALRALDLIERDLRHPVAGYEERRPRQLPLRANPHMHLLEVAIAWMSVGTSPRWRSLGRQVVAMCRDRFRDPETGALLEVFDGDWRPLRGDDGDSVEPGHLFEWTWLLWRWQALTGEATAAMALRFAEIARRHGVDRDRNVAVDEIGRDFRIRRATARAWPQTERLKAGIACRDWAAPGSAARSEAEAEILSAWSAIERYLDVAVPGLWRDRMQEDGRFVEEPAPASTFYHFACAAAELAAMAELAAMAELAAAVELAAAAERGTALRAAEPVTVP; encoded by the coding sequence ATGCCGCTTGCGAAGGCTGCCGACAAGGCGCGGGACTGGGTCGTGGACAAGGCCGCGCCGCTCTGGTGGGCGCGCGGGCGCGACCCCGCCGGCGGCTTCGTCGAGCGGATCGGGCTCGACGGGGACGCCCTGCGCGAGACGCGGCGGGTGCGCGTGTCGGCGCGCCAGGTCTATGCCTTCGCGGTCGCGGCGCGGCTCGGCTGGTGCGGTCCGGTGGAACAGGCGGTCGCACAGGGTCTCGCGTTCCTGCGCGGTCCCGGCAGCACCGCTTCGGGCGGGATCGCGGCGCGCATCGCCGTCGACGGGACCATCCTGGATGCCGGGCCCGATCTCTACGACCAGGCCTTTCTGATGCTGGCGTTGGCGGAGGCGCAGCGGATCACCGGCGATCCGGCGCTCGAACCGCAAGCGCTGCGGGCACTCGACCTGATCGAGCGCGACCTGCGCCACCCGGTAGCCGGTTACGAGGAGCGCCGGCCGCGGCAATTGCCGCTGCGCGCCAACCCGCACATGCATCTCCTCGAAGTCGCCATCGCCTGGATGAGCGTCGGCACGAGCCCGCGCTGGCGGAGCCTCGGCCGACAGGTCGTCGCGATGTGCCGCGATCGTTTCCGCGATCCCGAGACCGGCGCCCTGCTCGAAGTCTTCGACGGCGACTGGCGACCGCTCCGTGGCGATGACGGCGATTCGGTCGAGCCGGGCCATCTGTTCGAATGGACCTGGCTGCTCTGGCGCTGGCAGGCGCTGACCGGCGAGGCGACTGCCGCCATGGCGCTGCGCTTCGCCGAGATCGCCCGCCGTCACGGCGTCGACCGCGACCGCAACGTGGCGGTCGACGAGATCGGGCGCGATTTCCGGATCAGGCGCGCCACGGCGCGGGCCTGGCCGCAGACCGAGCGCCTGAAGGCCGGCATCGCCTGCCGGGACTGGGCCGCGCCGGGATCGGCGGCCCGTTCCGAGGCCGAGGCCGAAATCCTGTCCGCCTGGTCGGCGATCGAGCGCTATCTTGACGTTGCGGTGCCGGGACTCTGGCGCGATCGGATGCAGGAGGACGGCCGTTTCGTCGAGGAACCGGCGCCGGCGTCGACCTTCTACCATTTCGCCTGCGCGGCGGCCGAGTTGGCCGCGATGGCTGAGTTGGCCGCGATGGCCGAACTGGCCGCGGCGGTCGAGTTGGCTGCGGCGGCCGAACGCGGTACGGCGCTTCGGGCGGCCGAACCGGTCACGGTCCCTTGA
- a CDS encoding MarR family winged helix-turn-helix transcriptional regulator, with product MGREAAQRIDGTVADALSDGDRVGAGIRRWQREFPGIDSSGKAIVGRLLHLNEVYLAAINKTLARHKLKYPAFAVLATLRVEGEPYRMSPKALLDTLILTSGGLSNLLRRLEKAGYIRRFADATDGRGVVVELTELGRRVVEPAMRDHAETERRLTAILSGPDREAVERGLALLMIGRA from the coding sequence ATGGGCAGGGAAGCGGCACAGCGGATCGACGGAACCGTGGCCGATGCCCTGTCGGACGGGGATCGGGTCGGTGCCGGCATCCGCCGCTGGCAGCGCGAATTTCCCGGCATCGACAGTTCCGGCAAGGCGATCGTCGGCCGGCTTCTGCACCTGAACGAGGTCTATCTGGCGGCGATCAACAAGACGCTGGCGCGCCACAAGCTGAAATATCCGGCCTTCGCGGTTCTGGCGACGCTTCGGGTCGAGGGTGAGCCCTACCGGATGAGCCCGAAGGCCCTGCTCGACACCCTGATCCTGACCTCGGGCGGCCTCTCCAACCTGCTGCGCCGGCTTGAGAAGGCCGGCTACATTCGGCGTTTCGCCGACGCCACGGATGGCCGCGGCGTGGTGGTCGAACTGACCGAACTCGGCCGCCGCGTCGTCGAACCGGCGATGCGCGACCACGCCGAAACCGAACGCCGCCTGACTGCCATCCTGTCCGGCCCCGACCGTGAGGCCGTCGAGCGCGGACTGGCTCTGCTGATGATCGGCCGGGCCTGA